Proteins from a single region of Candidatus Bathyarchaeota archaeon:
- a CDS encoding (Fe-S)-binding protein, producing MADAFLKKHEYSLLKCVYCGQCRYVCPMLVNDGWESTAPRGKIQLIYGWKKGEIPADDYFIEKIYQCSTCDRCTKECPSGVPVLEILKDARRQLVKEKIGPYQPFKYADENIVVTKNPLGKPFTERSFWRDLEGVNKVDYKSTGNLYFVGCMPSYWCTEIAGATYRVLEQTGERFMIFDGDEWCCGMLAFWDGNEPLAHKLARRNVKQFHRRGVKKIITTCPGCYITFKHAYRKIFGKLDFQVLHLVEYLSQLYQAGKLNFTGKMRTTVTYHDSCHLGRSEGIYDQPRELIRAVPGVKLVEMKKNRENANCCGGLLTTAFPDLAIQVGLDKIHEALETGAEKLITSCPQCYIHLRKCSLEAGGKIEIIDLSSFIYEAMQKQGEADTTEG from the coding sequence GTGGCTGATGCTTTTCTCAAAAAACATGAGTATTCACTTTTGAAATGCGTTTATTGTGGGCAATGCCGCTACGTTTGCCCAATGCTAGTGAACGATGGCTGGGAGTCAACTGCCCCGAGAGGTAAAATACAACTTATTTATGGATGGAAAAAGGGCGAAATTCCAGCCGACGATTATTTTATTGAAAAAATTTACCAATGCTCCACTTGTGACCGATGCACAAAAGAATGCCCATCAGGCGTGCCAGTTTTAGAAATTCTCAAAGATGCACGAAGACAGCTTGTGAAGGAAAAAATAGGTCCATACCAGCCATTCAAATATGCGGATGAAAACATTGTTGTAACGAAGAACCCATTAGGTAAACCGTTTACAGAGCGAAGCTTTTGGAGAGATTTGGAAGGAGTAAACAAAGTTGATTACAAATCAACTGGGAACCTTTACTTCGTCGGGTGTATGCCCTCTTACTGGTGCACCGAGATAGCAGGCGCGACATATAGGGTTCTTGAACAAACTGGTGAAAGATTTATGATTTTTGACGGGGATGAGTGGTGTTGTGGTATGCTCGCTTTCTGGGATGGAAACGAACCACTTGCACACAAACTCGCTCGAAGAAACGTAAAGCAGTTTCATCGAAGAGGTGTGAAAAAAATTATAACCACATGTCCAGGATGTTATATCACTTTTAAACATGCTTATCGGAAAATTTTTGGGAAATTAGATTTTCAGGTTCTTCACCTAGTCGAGTATCTATCCCAATTGTATCAAGCTGGCAAGCTTAATTTTACAGGGAAAATGAGAACAACGGTAACCTACCATGATTCATGTCACCTTGGGAGAAGTGAGGGAATTTACGATCAACCCCGAGAGTTAATTAGAGCAGTCCCTGGGGTGAAACTTGTTGAGATGAAGAAGAATCGAGAAAATGCAAATTGTTGTGGGGGACTTCTCACAACTGCATTTCCAGATCTTGCTATCCAAGTGGGACTTGATAAGATTCATGAAGCCTTGGAAACAGGTGCCGAGAAACTAATTACCTCATGCCCACAGTGTTATATTCATTTGAGAAAGTGTAGTTTGGAGGCTGGAGGTAAAATCGAAATTATTGACTTAAGCTCTTTTATTTACGAGGCTATGCAAAAGCAAGGGGAAGCCGACACAACTGAAGGCTAA